In Parasegetibacter sp. NRK P23, a single genomic region encodes these proteins:
- a CDS encoding PA2169 family four-helix-bundle protein produces MKNDNLIEVLNDLIRINNDRIEGYDKAMSNAENIDVDLKAIFSRMADQSRNNVNELTQEVMRQGGEPATGTTASGAIYRTWMDVKNVFTGKDRTSLLESCEFGEDAAQKAYESALASDAEMTAEVRQLITDQKSSLRTSHDMIKKYRDMHKAVNS; encoded by the coding sequence ATGAAAAACGATAACCTGATCGAAGTACTGAACGACCTTATCCGCATCAACAATGACCGGATTGAAGGCTACGACAAAGCAATGAGTAACGCGGAAAACATTGACGTGGACCTGAAGGCGATCTTCTCCCGCATGGCCGACCAAAGTCGCAACAACGTAAACGAACTTACCCAGGAAGTAATGCGCCAGGGCGGAGAACCCGCCACCGGTACTACCGCTTCAGGCGCCATCTACCGCACATGGATGGATGTGAAAAATGTGTTTACAGGAAAAGACCGCACTTCACTCCTTGAATCCTGCGAATTCGGAGAAGATGCCGCCCAGAAAGCTTACGAGTCAGCTTTGGCATCCGATGCTGAAATGACCGCTGAAGTAAGGCAACTGATCACTGATCAGAAAAGCAGTCTCCGTACTTCACATGACATGATCAAAAAATACAGAGACATGCACAAAGCAGTGAATTCATAA
- a CDS encoding AI-2E family transporter translates to MSYFDTDKVRQSAFIGIILALGYILFRELQVFIPAFLGAFTLYVLMQKYQVSLVQKRKWKPAAAAGILMLLSFLIILIPIMLVINLLSSKVGFAVEHSGEVMEAVKVFLKKIEQQVGMDLVSGDNIQKVGGQVAGMLPSVVGATFNTLTTLIMMYFMLFFMLTSGKKMQSIVYQLTPIEDDDMDRVNKEMNNIVVSNAVGIPLIAILQGIVGLIGYLIIGVKEPMLWFTITCITAMLPVVGAAIAYVPLAIIFFAQGETWKGVFMVAYGFGVIGTVDNVFRFTLAKKIGDIHPLITIFGVIIGIDLFGFIGLIFGPLLISLFILLVRIYLKEFHVKWKSGPQKNISENT, encoded by the coding sequence ATGAGTTACTTCGATACCGATAAGGTACGTCAATCAGCATTCATAGGTATTATCCTCGCATTGGGGTACATTCTTTTCCGGGAACTGCAGGTTTTTATCCCTGCGTTCCTGGGTGCTTTTACACTGTATGTACTGATGCAGAAGTACCAGGTAAGCCTGGTACAAAAACGAAAATGGAAGCCCGCGGCCGCCGCGGGCATTCTCATGCTGCTGTCTTTCCTGATCATTCTTATCCCGATTATGTTGGTGATTAACCTGCTTTCTTCGAAAGTTGGATTCGCGGTAGAACATTCCGGAGAAGTAATGGAGGCCGTGAAAGTATTCCTGAAAAAAATCGAGCAGCAGGTGGGCATGGACCTCGTGAGCGGGGACAACATCCAGAAAGTGGGCGGGCAGGTAGCCGGGATGTTGCCTTCTGTTGTTGGCGCCACGTTTAATACGCTGACCACGCTTATCATGATGTATTTCATGCTTTTTTTCATGCTTACAAGCGGAAAAAAAATGCAATCCATTGTATACCAGCTTACGCCCATAGAGGACGACGATATGGACCGGGTAAACAAGGAGATGAATAACATTGTGGTTTCCAATGCGGTGGGTATTCCGCTTATTGCTATCCTGCAAGGTATTGTTGGCCTGATCGGGTACCTGATCATCGGGGTAAAAGAACCCATGCTCTGGTTCACCATTACCTGTATAACCGCCATGCTGCCTGTGGTAGGCGCCGCGATCGCTTATGTTCCCCTCGCCATTATTTTCTTTGCGCAGGGTGAAACATGGAAAGGCGTTTTCATGGTAGCGTATGGATTTGGCGTAATAGGAACCGTGGACAATGTATTCAGATTTACCCTCGCCAAGAAGATAGGGGATATCCACCCGCTTATCACCATCTTTGGTGTGATCATAGGGATTGACCTGTTCGGCTTTATAGGGTTAATTTTCGGCCCCCTGCTCATATCACTCTTTATCCTGCTGGTCAGAATATATTTAAAAGAATTTCATGTGAAATGGAAATCAGGTCCGCAGAAAAACATCAGTGAAAACACTTAG
- a CDS encoding murein L,D-transpeptidase catalytic domain family protein translates to MIRSFLNPALLTGTIMVAGIFGPVFSSVHRSFSSDKTSYTDSIRRNPAELMMPADANVSAAAVLFDSLKLEERGMNEEVFEYAFNGHRKLVEKGLVRNDEILSICDFSQSSRKKRLYVINLETKEVLINTYVAHGRNSGSEFANSFSNKPESHKSSLGFYVTDRTYSGEHGLALKIRGLEKGFNDNAWNRAIVIHGSDYVNEQFIRANKFMGRSFGCPAVSFKDHKNVINTIKGGSCLFIYHPSKNYLQQSKIINT, encoded by the coding sequence ATGATCCGATCCTTTTTAAATCCAGCCCTTCTTACCGGAACCATTATGGTGGCAGGTATCTTCGGGCCTGTATTCTCCTCGGTTCACCGGTCTTTCTCTTCAGATAAAACTTCTTATACCGACAGTATCCGTCGGAATCCCGCTGAATTGATGATGCCCGCTGATGCCAATGTTTCAGCTGCGGCAGTCCTTTTTGACAGTCTTAAGCTGGAAGAAAGGGGGATGAATGAAGAGGTTTTTGAATATGCCTTTAACGGGCACAGAAAGTTAGTGGAGAAAGGGTTGGTGCGCAACGATGAAATACTTTCAATATGTGACTTCAGCCAGTCGTCCAGGAAAAAGCGGCTTTACGTGATCAACCTGGAAACCAAAGAAGTGCTGATCAATACTTATGTGGCGCACGGCAGGAATTCCGGTAGTGAATTCGCGAATTCCTTCTCTAACAAACCTGAGTCCCACAAAAGCAGCCTTGGTTTTTATGTTACCGACAGAACATACAGTGGTGAACATGGTCTTGCACTGAAAATACGCGGTTTGGAAAAAGGATTTAACGACAATGCCTGGAACCGGGCCATCGTGATCCATGGGTCTGATTATGTGAATGAACAATTCATCAGGGCCAACAAATTCATGGGGAGAAGTTTCGGATGCCCCGCCGTCTCTTTTAAGGACCACAAAAATGTGATCAATACCATAAAGGGTGGCAGCTGTCTTTTTATCTATCACCCCAGCAAGAACTATTTGCAGCAATCGAAGATTATCAATACCTGA
- a CDS encoding cupin-like domain-containing protein gives MDLKPVDTFDQISPSDFRNNYYLPGKPVVIKQLAQQWPAYHKWNWDYFKQMVGDKRVGLYNNVKSDAYTPINTADDYKTFGEYIDMIRRGPAGWRIFLFNIFDHAPELVKDFTWPEEYMKGFVKKYPMLFTGGASSITHMHFDIDLSHILHTQFAGKKRVLLFPFEEQHKLYRKPFEVLSLADFSNYYKGNGTPDYEKFPALKLAKGYEVILDHGDTLFMPAGYWHHMEYLESGFAMSLRALQPSISGKLKGIWNLFGMRTIDTVMKKTAPVWWYKQKERRLLDNAARVMG, from the coding sequence ATGGATTTGAAGCCAGTAGATACGTTTGATCAGATCAGCCCATCCGACTTCCGGAACAACTACTACCTGCCAGGGAAACCTGTCGTGATAAAACAACTTGCCCAGCAATGGCCCGCCTACCATAAATGGAACTGGGACTATTTTAAGCAAATGGTGGGCGACAAACGAGTAGGCCTTTACAACAACGTCAAAAGTGATGCCTATACCCCGATTAATACGGCGGACGACTATAAAACATTCGGAGAATACATTGATATGATCCGGAGAGGTCCGGCGGGCTGGCGCATCTTCCTTTTCAACATATTCGATCACGCACCGGAACTGGTAAAAGATTTCACGTGGCCAGAGGAGTACATGAAGGGATTCGTGAAAAAATACCCCATGCTTTTTACGGGTGGCGCATCCTCTATTACCCACATGCACTTCGATATTGACCTCTCTCATATCCTCCATACGCAGTTCGCGGGTAAAAAACGTGTTTTACTTTTTCCCTTCGAAGAGCAACATAAGTTATACAGAAAACCTTTCGAAGTGCTTAGTCTTGCCGATTTCTCCAACTACTACAAGGGAAACGGCACGCCCGATTATGAAAAATTTCCTGCCCTTAAACTGGCGAAAGGGTACGAAGTAATACTGGATCATGGCGATACTTTGTTCATGCCTGCCGGATACTGGCACCACATGGAGTACCTGGAGAGCGGTTTCGCGATGAGCCTGCGCGCCCTGCAACCATCCATCTCCGGAAAGCTGAAAGGCATCTGGAACCTGTTTGGAATGCGTACAATCGATACCGTTATGAAAAAGACGGCCCCGGTCTGGTGGTACAAACAAAAAGAAAGGCGCCTGCTGGACAATGCCGCAAGGGTAATGGGCTGA
- a CDS encoding L-threonylcarbamoyladenylate synthase, with product MLLHIHPDNPPARQIKTVVECLLDGGVIVYPTDTIYGLGCDIFQQKAIEKVARLKQVDPAKAQLSFVCSDLSDLSKYTKSISTPLYRMLKHYLPGPYTFILPASKEVPRILKSRKDTIGLRVPDHEIVRTLLRELQHPILSASLPGEMVEDYCDPELIYRNFKDRVDIVIDAGPGGMTPSTIVDCTGPEPVVTRQGLGPWEEE from the coding sequence ATGTTGCTACACATACATCCCGATAACCCACCTGCCCGGCAGATAAAAACTGTGGTGGAATGTTTGCTGGACGGAGGCGTGATCGTTTACCCAACAGATACGATTTACGGTTTGGGTTGCGATATTTTCCAACAGAAAGCCATTGAAAAAGTGGCCCGGCTGAAACAGGTGGATCCCGCGAAGGCGCAACTTTCCTTTGTATGCTCCGACCTCAGCGATCTCAGTAAGTACACGAAAAGCATTTCCACCCCCTTGTACCGGATGTTGAAGCATTACCTTCCGGGTCCTTATACCTTCATCCTCCCCGCCAGCAAAGAGGTGCCGCGTATCCTTAAGAGCCGGAAAGACACGATCGGGTTACGGGTGCCTGACCATGAAATCGTCCGCACATTGCTGCGCGAATTACAGCATCCCATCCTCAGCGCCTCACTTCCCGGAGAGATGGTGGAAGATTATTGTGATCCGGAACTTATTTACCGAAACTTCAAGGACCGGGTAGACATTGTAATTGATGCTGGTCCCGGGGGAATGACGCCTTCTACAATTGTGGATTGCACAGGCCCTGAGCCCGTTGTAACCCGGCAGGGCCTCGGTCCGTGGGAAGAGGAGTAG